A genome region from Felis catus isolate Fca126 chromosome X unlocalized genomic scaffold, F.catus_Fca126_mat1.0 chrX_random_Un_scaffold_80, whole genome shotgun sequence includes the following:
- the LOC105260238 gene encoding synaptonemal complex protein 3-like, with amino-acid sequence MAPPRRKRLRRAAKAPVEAPAMAANDFWGQERRDLSGPEAVPEGNNPVPDKPGENSPSAGTFEDDVGNEVQKMQERLGVDIKQPLLTKRKMFEMGTKASIKTTNETSEHVWKLQQEQRQNLHLKYSQQFLTLFWEWNVDMQKAQKQQEKLASMFQEQRKVLQQARAVQNQRLQKIKNLYVQFLESMQDLEKDHERLLTDEQSAVREEMTKLQNKIMMEVQQQELAIVEKYLQSLLF; translated from the exons ATGGCGCCACCTCGGAGGAAGCGCCTGAGGAGAGCTGCGAAGGCCCCGGTGGAGGCTCCGGCTATGGCAGCCAATGACTTTTGGGGACAAGAGAGAAGAGACCTGAGTGGGCCGGAGGCTGTTCCTGAAG GAAACAATCCAGTACCGGATAAGCCCGGGGAGAACAGTCCTTCTGCAGGAACATTTGAGGACGATGTGGG GAATGAAGTACAGAAGATGCAGGAAAGGCTTGGAG TTGACATTAAACAGCCTCTtctcacaaagagaaaaatgttcgAAATGGGTACAAAAGCTTCTATCAAAACCACTAACGAAACAAGTGAGCATGTTTGGAAACTACAACAAGAACAAAG GCAGAATCTTCATCTCAAATATTCTCAGCAGTTTCTGACTTTGTTTTGGGAGTGGAATGTAGACAtgcagaaagcccagaaacaacaagaaaaactagCC aGTATGTTTCAAGAGCAACGAAAGGTTCTTCAACAAGCTAGAGCTGTTCAGAATCAGAgactgcaaaaaattaaaaatttatatgtgcAATTCTTAGAG AGTATGCAGGACTTAGAGAAGGACCATGAACGTCTTCTTACTGATGAACAAAGtgcagttagagaagaaatgacCAAGTTGCAAAACAAAATTATGATGGAAGTT CAACAGCAAGAGCTGGCAATTGTTGAAAAGTATCTTCAATCCCTGTTATTCTGA